A stretch of the Rhizobium sullae genome encodes the following:
- a CDS encoding L,D-transpeptidase family protein, which produces MKTALPMSLLALVFTVDGVAAQELRREAINAASIASIVAERSTKAPADPDPAVVRLQVLLDRAGSSPGVIDGFYGENVRKAVAAFEAMNSLPVDGKTDPEVVSRLEGNTPIVESYVVSPEDATGLVDRIPEDYDEKAKMHRLGYTSVEEKLSERFHMDVDLMKALNPASRFIPGDAVWVVTPGPAKEGTVARIEASKTTGQVLAYAENGSLLTVYPATIGSKDNPAPSGKHKVKGVARMPVYRYDPGLNFRQGKNNKVLTIPKGPNGPVGSVWIDLTEPTYGIHGTPEPKLIDKVGSHGCVRLTNWDAEELAGMVKPGVLVDFVSRSPAAPK; this is translated from the coding sequence ATGAAAACAGCCCTGCCGATGTCGCTGCTCGCTCTGGTCTTCACCGTTGATGGTGTTGCCGCGCAAGAACTCCGGCGCGAAGCCATTAATGCCGCTTCGATCGCTTCCATCGTCGCAGAGCGGTCGACAAAAGCGCCTGCCGATCCAGATCCAGCGGTTGTCCGTCTTCAGGTCCTTCTCGATCGCGCGGGCTCGTCTCCAGGTGTGATCGACGGCTTCTACGGCGAGAATGTCCGCAAAGCTGTGGCCGCGTTCGAGGCGATGAACAGTCTTCCTGTCGATGGGAAGACGGACCCGGAGGTGGTCTCCCGCTTGGAAGGCAATACGCCCATCGTCGAGAGCTACGTCGTCTCGCCAGAGGATGCCACGGGTCTCGTCGACAGGATCCCTGAAGATTACGACGAGAAGGCAAAGATGCACAGGCTCGGCTACACGAGCGTTGAGGAGAAGCTTTCCGAGCGGTTCCACATGGACGTTGACCTTATGAAAGCCCTCAATCCCGCTTCGCGGTTCATTCCTGGCGACGCGGTCTGGGTCGTGACGCCCGGCCCTGCGAAAGAAGGAACAGTCGCGAGAATCGAGGCCAGCAAGACGACAGGGCAGGTCCTGGCCTATGCCGAGAACGGATCGCTGCTTACAGTCTATCCCGCGACGATTGGAAGCAAAGACAATCCGGCCCCGTCGGGCAAGCACAAGGTGAAAGGCGTCGCGAGGATGCCGGTCTACAGGTACGACCCGGGGCTTAATTTCAGGCAGGGGAAGAATAACAAGGTTTTGACGATACCAAAGGGGCCGAACGGTCCGGTCGGCAGCGTCTGGATTGACCTCACTGAGCCTACTTATGGAATACACGGGACGCCTGAACCGAAGCTCATCGACAAGGTTGGATCGCACGGTTGCGTACGTCTGACGAACTGGGACGCCGAAGAGCTGGCCGGAATGGTCAAGCCGGGAGTCTTGGTGGACTTCGTCAGTCGGAGTCCGGCCGCTCCTAAGTGA
- a CDS encoding helix-turn-helix domain-containing protein has protein sequence MHRLARGMSQSALAEKVNVTFQQVQKYEKGSNRVGASRLQGIADCLNVPVSFFFEAIPGAPETAKSGLVNGIDDLTGFVSTAEGLALNRAFLAVKNARIRQKIVSLVKSLASREGVGSDRGEMTP, from the coding sequence ATGCACCGACTTGCCCGTGGCATGAGCCAATCAGCGCTTGCTGAAAAGGTCAATGTCACGTTTCAGCAGGTGCAGAAATACGAAAAAGGCAGCAATCGGGTGGGAGCGAGCCGGCTTCAGGGCATTGCCGACTGTCTCAATGTGCCTGTCTCGTTCTTTTTCGAAGCAATTCCGGGAGCGCCCGAGACTGCAAAGTCAGGCCTAGTGAACGGCATAGACGATCTAACAGGATTTGTTTCCACCGCCGAGGGGCTCGCACTCAATCGTGCATTTCTTGCTGTAAAAAACGCCCGCATACGGCAAAAGATCGTGAGTTTGGTAAAATCGCTTGCGTCGCGGGAAGGCGTCGGTTCCGATAGGGGCGAAATGACGCCTTAA
- a CDS encoding S-adenosylmethionine:tRNA ribosyltransferase-isomerase — translation MIAVARPDRHSARLFVVAADGMMRDLPRTKLATLFDPGDLVVANDAATLPASLQGTHVPSGKAIEIRLAGWLSLPDPTRFVAIAFGLGDHRTRTEDRLPPPALSTGDRLWLGPLEAVVERLLDHPRLLELCFPGNRAAVLAGMAQHGRPIQYAHVPEPLALWDVWTKIAARPFAFEAPSAGFGLDWRTLQAWRRRAVGFAALTHAAGVSSTGDPALDSRLPFDEPYRISERTAAQVARAKLRGSRIIAIGTSVVRALEAAANPDGSVRAGNGIATGRIERGTPLRVVDAILTGVHQPGESHFELLRAFADDALLAKASAALTACRYRAHEFGDSVLLNC, via the coding sequence ATGATTGCCGTCGCCCGCCCCGATCGGCACTCCGCCAGGCTGTTCGTCGTCGCGGCGGACGGAATGATGCGCGACCTGCCGCGCACCAAACTCGCAACGCTGTTCGATCCCGGAGACCTGGTCGTCGCCAATGACGCCGCGACCTTGCCTGCCAGCTTGCAAGGCACGCATGTCCCAAGCGGGAAGGCGATCGAGATCCGCCTGGCCGGCTGGCTATCACTTCCCGATCCCACCCGTTTCGTGGCGATTGCCTTCGGCTTGGGCGATCATCGCACGCGCACGGAAGACCGGCTGCCTCCGCCTGCGCTGTCAACAGGCGATCGCCTCTGGCTCGGTCCGCTTGAAGCCGTCGTCGAGCGCCTTCTCGACCATCCTCGACTTCTCGAACTGTGCTTCCCAGGCAACCGCGCAGCGGTGCTTGCAGGAATGGCGCAGCACGGCCGGCCGATCCAGTACGCGCATGTTCCCGAGCCGTTGGCGCTGTGGGATGTTTGGACGAAGATTGCCGCCCGACCGTTCGCGTTCGAGGCGCCGTCGGCAGGGTTCGGGCTCGACTGGCGCACGCTCCAAGCCTGGCGTCGGCGCGCCGTCGGCTTCGCAGCACTCACGCATGCCGCGGGCGTCTCTTCTACCGGCGATCCTGCGCTCGACTCGCGCCTTCCCTTTGATGAGCCGTACCGCATCTCCGAGCGCACCGCAGCGCAGGTCGCGCGGGCGAAGCTGCGCGGCAGCCGCATCATCGCGATCGGCACGAGCGTCGTGCGCGCGCTCGAGGCGGCCGCTAATCCCGATGGCAGCGTGCGCGCCGGAAATGGCATTGCGACAGGGCGCATCGAGCGGGGCACACCGCTCCGCGTTGTCGATGCGATTCTCACGGGCGTCCACCAGCCCGGCGAAAGCCACTTCGAGCTCCTGCGCGCCTTCGCCGATGATGCCCTGCTCGCGAAGGCCTCCGCAGCTCTCACGGCGTGCCGCTACCGCGCCCATGAATTTGGCGATTCTGTGCTGCTGAATTGTTAA
- a CDS encoding SDR family NAD(P)-dependent oxidoreductase: MQTSIDLQGLRVTVTGGTSGLGLALVRQLTAKAACVAFVARSAANVERVSAETGALGIVADISRKDDIYPIAMQVTAGLGGVDVLINNASSLGPVPLALLADTDCEKLEAALAVNLLGAFRLTKALFGALAASAREGRGALVVNISSDAAVNAYPGWGAYGASKAALAHLTAIWDEEVKDDGIRLLALDPGDMDTPLHALALPDADPSTLKAPELAAAEIIEKMLDALSVQARLLAGEHA, translated from the coding sequence ATGCAGACGAGTATCGATCTTCAGGGACTTCGCGTGACGGTCACGGGCGGCACCTCCGGCCTCGGACTGGCGCTTGTGCGGCAGCTTACCGCGAAGGCTGCGTGCGTCGCCTTCGTTGCCCGCAGCGCCGCGAATGTCGAGCGCGTCTCAGCCGAGACGGGCGCGCTCGGCATAGTCGCCGACATAAGCAGGAAGGACGACATCTACCCGATCGCGATGCAGGTCACTGCCGGCCTCGGCGGGGTCGACGTCCTGATCAACAATGCATCGAGCCTCGGTCCTGTCCCTCTGGCGCTTCTTGCCGATACCGATTGCGAGAAGCTGGAAGCAGCGCTTGCCGTCAACCTCCTCGGCGCGTTCCGGCTGACGAAAGCGTTGTTCGGTGCGCTTGCCGCGTCCGCACGCGAGGGCCGCGGCGCGCTGGTGGTCAACATCTCCAGCGACGCGGCGGTGAACGCGTATCCCGGCTGGGGGGCGTATGGTGCGAGCAAGGCCGCTCTTGCGCACCTAACGGCGATTTGGGATGAGGAGGTGAAAGACGATGGCATAAGGCTCCTCGCGCTCGACCCTGGTGATATGGACACGCCGCTGCACGCGCTGGCGCTTCCAGACGCAGATCCGTCGACCTTGAAGGCCCCCGAGCTGGCAGCTGCCGAGATCATCGAAAAGATGCTCGACGCGTTGTCGGTCCAGGCCAGGCTTCTCGCCGGGGAACACGCATGA
- the soxR gene encoding redox-sensitive transcriptional activator SoxR — protein MDPMLTITDVSRRSGVASSALRFYEERGLIASERAGSGHRRYHRSVLRRIAFVIFAQRIGLTLEEIGAELAKLPADRVPSRRDWSRLSGEWAKRIDQRIAELQRLRSGLTECIGCGCLSIDRCSLANPADVAGRKGPGPRYWLG, from the coding sequence ATGGATCCGATGCTGACCATCACCGACGTATCGCGGCGCAGCGGCGTCGCCTCATCCGCCCTGCGCTTCTACGAAGAGCGCGGGCTGATTGCATCCGAGCGGGCCGGCTCGGGGCATAGGCGCTATCACCGGTCCGTGTTGCGCCGGATCGCCTTCGTCATCTTCGCGCAGCGGATCGGACTGACCCTTGAAGAGATCGGCGCCGAGCTCGCCAAGTTGCCAGCCGATCGCGTGCCGTCGCGTCGGGATTGGTCGCGGTTGTCGGGCGAGTGGGCAAAGCGCATCGACCAGCGCATAGCCGAGTTGCAGCGCCTGCGGTCCGGGCTTACCGAGTGCATCGGTTGCGGCTGCCTGTCGATCGACCGGTGTAGCTTGGCGAACCCTGCTGATGTGGCAGGACGCAAGGGGCCGGGACCAAGGTATTGGCTGGGGTGA
- a CDS encoding Fic family protein — translation MKWNWTQEGWPRFVYDHALLEPLESRFLLSSGEVIGAVRHVSDEERNLLRIELLSDEAVKTSEIEGEMLDRASVQSSLRRQFGLDADNRPVRPQERGIAEMMVDVYDTWSTPLNHETLFRWHGMLMMGNRHIGTIGGYRTHDDAMQIVSGRLDNPTIHYEAPPSRQVPAEMAAYMEWFNRSAPKGEVPLPALKRAGIGHLYFESIHPFEDGNGRIGRALAEKSLAQNIGQPSLIALAYTIEHSRKTYYAQLEQHQRTLDITEWLVYFAETILEAQQTTLKRVAFYIAKARFYDRFRRRFNERQEKAIARMFREGSGGFKGGLSAENYISITRASRATATRDLHDLVEKGALTRTGERRHTRYALNLPETREME, via the coding sequence ATGAAATGGAACTGGACACAGGAAGGCTGGCCGCGTTTCGTTTATGACCATGCGCTGCTCGAACCACTCGAAAGTCGATTTCTCCTGTCATCGGGGGAAGTAATAGGCGCTGTCCGTCATGTCAGTGATGAAGAACGCAATCTGCTGCGTATCGAGCTTTTAAGCGACGAGGCGGTGAAAACCTCAGAGATCGAGGGCGAGATGCTCGATCGAGCGAGCGTACAATCTTCATTGCGCCGGCAGTTCGGCCTCGACGCTGACAATCGGCCAGTAAGACCGCAAGAGCGCGGAATCGCGGAAATGATGGTCGACGTATATGATACCTGGTCGACTCCGCTCAATCACGAAACCCTGTTTCGTTGGCATGGCATGTTAATGATGGGAAATCGTCATATCGGAACAATCGGCGGATACCGGACACATGACGATGCCATGCAGATTGTGTCCGGCCGCCTCGATAATCCAACCATCCATTACGAAGCGCCGCCATCAAGGCAAGTGCCAGCGGAAATGGCGGCCTATATGGAGTGGTTCAACAGATCGGCGCCTAAGGGCGAGGTCCCCTTGCCCGCTCTCAAACGGGCGGGTATAGGCCACTTGTACTTCGAAAGCATTCATCCATTTGAGGATGGGAATGGAAGAATTGGCAGAGCGCTTGCGGAAAAATCGCTCGCCCAGAATATCGGGCAACCAAGCCTGATTGCGCTTGCCTATACAATCGAGCATAGCCGCAAAACCTACTACGCTCAGCTCGAACAGCATCAACGCACGCTCGATATCACCGAATGGCTGGTTTATTTTGCCGAAACCATTCTCGAGGCGCAACAGACTACTCTGAAGCGGGTGGCCTTCTATATCGCCAAGGCGCGCTTCTATGACCGGTTCCGACGCCGGTTCAACGAACGCCAGGAGAAGGCCATCGCTCGTATGTTCCGTGAAGGCTCTGGGGGTTTTAAGGGCGGGTTGAGCGCCGAGAATTACATTTCAATCACTCGGGCGTCGCGAGCGACCGCCACGCGCGATCTTCATGATTTGGTGGAGAAAGGGGCGCTCACGCGCACCGGTGAGCGCAGACACACGCGCTATGCATTGAATCTGCCAGAGACCAGGGAAATGGAATAG
- a CDS encoding BufA1 family periplasmic bufferin-type metallophore, producing the protein MSTKSTISAAMLAGAVAAAVSSFAIAAPLSQEQVKAAMDAGKEKCFGVALKGQNDCAAGPGTTCQATSTVDYQGNAWKFVDGGTCTTMDLPGGRKGSTEALSRDLPS; encoded by the coding sequence ATGTCCACGAAATCCACGATCAGTGCGGCCATGTTGGCCGGTGCCGTAGCGGCAGCGGTGTCATCATTTGCGATCGCCGCACCGCTCTCGCAGGAGCAGGTCAAGGCCGCGATGGATGCCGGAAAGGAGAAGTGCTTCGGCGTCGCGCTCAAGGGTCAGAATGATTGTGCGGCCGGCCCCGGCACGACCTGCCAGGCCACCTCGACGGTCGATTATCAGGGCAACGCCTGGAAATTCGTCGACGGCGGCACCTGCACGACGATGGATCTGCCGGGCGGCCGCAAGGGCTCGACAGAAGCGCTGTCGCGCGACCTTCCCTCGTAA
- the bufB gene encoding MNIO family bufferin maturase, translating to MPNLAKHTDIGASGTLRFPAYPIDGRAGTSFKHQHLPSILADDDRNGGFFEVHAENYMGAGGPPHAALARVREDYPVSLHGVCMSIGGPQPLDKAHLGRFAGLIERYEPALVSEHLAWSTHDTTYYNDLLPLPYTEATLRRVAEHIDEVQEAIRRPLLLENPSTYVLFRESTMTETAFIRDIVRRTGCGLLLDVNNVFVSAINHGFSALDYLSEYPLEHVGEVHLAGHTEQEDDEGDLLLIDSHDGPVADAVWKLFDIVIGRCGPVPTLIEWDSAIPDWPVLKAEAKEAQAILDRYAALRLERINVRA from the coding sequence ATGCCCAATTTGGCAAAGCATACGGATATTGGCGCGTCGGGAACTCTCCGCTTTCCGGCGTATCCGATCGATGGCCGCGCTGGTACCAGCTTCAAGCACCAGCATCTGCCGTCGATCCTCGCGGACGATGATCGGAATGGAGGCTTCTTCGAAGTCCATGCGGAAAACTACATGGGCGCGGGCGGCCCGCCGCATGCCGCACTCGCGCGCGTCCGCGAGGACTATCCTGTTTCGCTCCATGGCGTGTGCATGTCGATCGGCGGGCCGCAGCCGCTGGACAAGGCACATCTGGGGCGCTTCGCGGGGCTAATCGAACGATATGAGCCCGCGCTCGTCTCGGAACATTTGGCCTGGTCGACTCACGACACGACCTACTACAACGACCTGTTGCCGCTCCCCTACACCGAAGCCACGCTGCGGCGTGTCGCAGAACATATCGATGAGGTTCAAGAGGCAATCCGCCGGCCGCTTCTGTTAGAGAATCCTTCCACGTACGTGCTATTCAGGGAGTCGACGATGACCGAGACCGCGTTCATCCGGGACATCGTGAGACGCACCGGCTGCGGGCTGCTGCTCGACGTCAACAACGTCTTCGTCTCGGCAATCAACCACGGCTTTTCCGCTCTCGACTACCTTTCCGAATACCCGCTCGAACATGTCGGCGAGGTTCATCTGGCGGGACACACGGAGCAGGAGGACGACGAGGGTGATCTCCTCCTAATCGACAGTCACGACGGGCCGGTTGCCGACGCGGTCTGGAAGCTGTTCGACATCGTGATCGGGCGCTGCGGCCCTGTTCCGACGCTCATCGAATGGGACAGTGCCATTCCCGATTGGCCGGTATTGAAGGCCGAGGCAAAGGAGGCGCAGGCGATCCTCGATCGGTACGCGGCTCTGCGACTGGAGCGGATCAATGTGCGCGCTTAG
- a CDS encoding HvfC/BufC N-terminal domain-containing protein yields MCALRGYRIEAANSPDYPEGIVAGLLDPTRATPLIVAGPNGKAAGKRFNVYRNNVTVSLIDALAAVFPATLRITGETFFRAMARFHVRETPPTSPLLFEYGRDFPDFIERYEHAQSMPWLADVARIERAWLDAYHAADSAVLQPNVLASVPPERLGDLIFDPHPATRIVPSAYPAVTIFSVNRASDPVGRVSATAAESALVTRPMLEVEVRGLPPGADIFLAHLMAREPLGKAAATASTSCPEFDLATAIRTMFEAGAFTAVRDGG; encoded by the coding sequence ATGTGCGCGCTTAGGGGCTATCGTATCGAGGCTGCCAACAGCCCCGACTATCCGGAAGGCATCGTGGCTGGGCTGCTCGATCCCACTCGCGCGACACCCCTTATCGTTGCCGGCCCGAACGGCAAGGCTGCCGGCAAGCGTTTCAATGTCTATCGCAACAATGTGACCGTTAGCCTGATCGATGCGCTCGCGGCCGTCTTCCCCGCCACGTTGCGCATCACCGGAGAGACGTTCTTTCGTGCCATGGCCCGGTTCCACGTCCGCGAGACGCCGCCGACATCACCGTTGCTGTTCGAGTACGGCCGGGATTTTCCGGATTTCATCGAGCGCTACGAACATGCGCAATCCATGCCATGGCTCGCCGACGTCGCGCGCATCGAGCGGGCCTGGCTTGATGCCTATCATGCGGCAGATTCCGCTGTGTTGCAGCCGAATGTCCTTGCCTCCGTCCCGCCGGAACGGCTCGGTGACCTCATTTTCGATCCGCATCCGGCAACCCGCATCGTTCCTTCTGCCTATCCGGCCGTGACGATCTTTTCGGTCAACAGGGCGAGCGATCCGGTCGGCCGCGTCTCGGCGACTGCAGCGGAGAGCGCACTGGTAACGCGGCCGATGCTGGAGGTGGAGGTTCGCGGCCTTCCGCCAGGCGCCGATATCTTCCTCGCCCACCTCATGGCGCGCGAGCCACTTGGAAAAGCTGCGGCGACAGCGAGCACGAGCTGCCCAGAATTCGATCTCGCGACCGCTATTCGCACGATGTTCGAGGCGGGTGCGTTCACGGCGGTCCGCGATGGAGGATGA
- a CDS encoding DoxX family protein produces MLTSIRKFFHNPVTRGKTGWLGRIDGLIATFAPTSLAQLALRFGLAVPFWRSGMSKWDGFLQLNDVAILLFASEFKLHLPGGPYDFPAPAVMAFAVACAEVLLPILLVLGLMTQLAALGLLAMTIIIQLTVPDGWPIHLTWAAMALGVITWGPGKWALDRWIAARTPHPGDE; encoded by the coding sequence ATGCTGACTTCTATACGAAAATTTTTCCACAATCCCGTCACCCGAGGGAAGACAGGCTGGCTCGGTCGGATCGATGGCCTGATTGCCACCTTTGCGCCGACATCGCTGGCCCAACTCGCCTTGCGCTTTGGGCTCGCCGTGCCCTTCTGGCGCTCAGGCATGAGCAAGTGGGACGGCTTCCTGCAGTTGAACGATGTGGCCATCCTCCTCTTCGCATCGGAATTCAAATTGCATCTGCCGGGCGGGCCCTATGACTTCCCGGCGCCAGCCGTGATGGCCTTTGCGGTCGCGTGCGCGGAAGTTTTGTTGCCGATCCTTCTGGTCCTCGGATTGATGACGCAGCTTGCGGCGCTCGGACTGCTCGCGATGACGATCATCATTCAGCTCACGGTGCCAGACGGATGGCCCATTCATTTGACCTGGGCGGCGATGGCACTCGGTGTTATTACTTGGGGGCCGGGCAAGTGGGCGCTCGACAGGTGGATCGCCGCCCGCACCCCCCATCCCGGCGACGAGTAA
- a CDS encoding epoxide hydrolase family protein — MRKRLSPEVINHDRRRIFSAAAMGIAAAAAAGVFPYPTMAATADEIRPFRVDIPDDQLVDLRRRIAATRWPDPETVNDQSQGIQLAKIKPLIEYWGTDYDWRKVEAKLNSLPQFVTKIDGIDIYFIHVRSEQPGALPAVITHGWPGSVLEQLKIIDALTDPTRHGGLAEDAFDVIIPSMPGYGFSGKPTSVGFGPDHIAQIWAKLMKRLGYTRYVAQGGDWGSPVSNAMARQAPEGLLGIHINLPAIVPPEIAAVLAVGGPAPAGLTEKERATFDALSAAAKMGNRSYAVMMGTRPQTIGYALADSPVGLAAWMLGHPGFSMWTYNSDDPEKSPDEVLDDVTLYWLTNSGTSSARLYWETGGRSPAFAGAEMTSEISLPVAITVFPGESYRAPETWARRAYRNLIYFHEVDKGGHFAAWEQPTIFAQELRAAFRSLR, encoded by the coding sequence ATGCGTAAGCGACTGAGTCCCGAAGTTATCAATCACGACCGGCGCCGGATCTTTAGCGCAGCTGCGATGGGAATTGCGGCTGCGGCTGCCGCGGGCGTTTTCCCTTATCCGACGATGGCGGCCACGGCTGACGAAATCCGCCCATTTCGCGTCGATATTCCGGACGACCAACTTGTCGATCTCCGCCGCCGCATCGCCGCCACACGGTGGCCTGACCCGGAGACGGTTAATGATCAGTCCCAAGGCATACAGCTCGCGAAGATCAAGCCGCTCATCGAGTATTGGGGGACCGACTACGACTGGCGGAAGGTGGAAGCAAAACTGAATTCCCTGCCCCAATTCGTTACCAAAATCGACGGAATTGACATCTATTTCATTCACGTCCGTTCGGAGCAGCCCGGCGCTTTGCCTGCGGTTATCACCCATGGCTGGCCCGGTTCGGTGCTTGAGCAACTCAAAATCATCGATGCGCTCACGGATCCAACCCGCCATGGCGGGCTTGCTGAGGACGCGTTCGATGTGATCATTCCGTCGATGCCGGGCTATGGCTTTTCCGGCAAGCCAACGAGCGTCGGTTTTGGCCCCGACCATATCGCGCAAATCTGGGCCAAGCTGATGAAGCGCCTCGGTTACACGCGCTACGTTGCGCAGGGCGGCGATTGGGGCTCCCCAGTCTCAAACGCGATGGCGCGCCAGGCACCTGAAGGTTTGCTCGGCATCCACATCAACCTGCCGGCGATCGTACCGCCCGAGATTGCCGCGGTGCTTGCGGTCGGCGGGCCTGCGCCAGCGGGATTGACCGAGAAGGAGCGCGCGACGTTCGATGCGCTCAGCGCTGCCGCAAAGATGGGGAACAGGTCATATGCGGTGATGATGGGAACGCGGCCGCAGACGATCGGCTACGCGCTTGCGGACTCGCCGGTCGGCCTTGCCGCGTGGATGCTCGGGCATCCCGGTTTCTCGATGTGGACGTACAATAGCGACGATCCCGAAAAGTCGCCTGACGAGGTGCTTGACGATGTCACGCTTTACTGGCTGACGAACAGCGGTACTTCATCGGCGCGGCTCTACTGGGAAACCGGTGGCCGTAGCCCTGCATTTGCGGGCGCGGAGATGACATCCGAAATTTCGCTCCCGGTCGCCATCACCGTTTTTCCGGGCGAGAGCTATCGCGCGCCGGAGACATGGGCGCGGCGCGCCTATCGCAACCTGATCTATTTCCACGAGGTCGACAAGGGTGGTCACTTCGCCGCTTGGGAACAACCGACAATTTTCGCCCAAGAATTAAGGGCGGCATTCAGGTCGTTGCGATAA
- a CDS encoding VOC family protein: MPRSVRSSSNNKEITMTNAGADMRLEVAVIPVSDIDRAMRFYDSLGWRLDADFVRKDGSRAVQFTPPGSPCSIHLGRATGLFLIVSDIEAARAELTERGVEVSEVFHSGDGPGRVQGADPERRSYASFASFSDPDTNSWLLQEVTARLPGRVDTDNTTFNSSAELASALRRAAAAHGEHEKRTGGQHDENWPDWYAEYIVREQAGEQLPA; this comes from the coding sequence ATGCCGCGCTCAGTGAGAAGTTCGTCCAATAACAAGGAGATAACTATGACAAATGCAGGAGCAGACATGAGACTCGAGGTGGCCGTTATCCCTGTATCGGATATCGATCGCGCCATGCGCTTTTACGATAGCCTGGGTTGGAGGCTTGATGCCGACTTCGTCAGGAAAGATGGGTCTCGCGCCGTCCAGTTCACGCCTCCCGGCTCACCCTGTTCGATCCATTTGGGTAGGGCAACAGGCCTTTTTCTCATCGTGTCCGACATCGAAGCCGCGCGTGCGGAACTCACCGAGCGCGGTGTCGAAGTCAGCGAGGTGTTCCACAGCGGGGATGGGCCTGGCCGAGTCCAGGGCGCGGATCCGGAGCGGCGCAGTTACGCCTCATTCGCCTCATTCAGCGATCCAGACACCAACAGCTGGCTGCTCCAGGAGGTGACCGCGCGGTTGCCTGGACGCGTCGACACCGACAACACGACATTCAACTCGTCTGCGGAGCTTGCATCAGCGCTCCGTCGCGCAGCGGCTGCGCACGGCGAGCACGAAAAACGCACTGGCGGTCAGCACGATGAGAATTGGCCGGATTGGTACGCCGAATACATCGTGCGGGAACAGGCGGGCGAGCAGCTGCCGGCATGA
- a CDS encoding type 1 glutamine amidotransferase domain-containing protein — protein sequence MKILMVLTSHDELGNTGKPTGFWLEEFAAPYYVFKDAGATVTLASPKGGQPPIDPKSDEPGNQTDAMARFKSDPAAQKELANTARLSGIQAEDYDTVFYPGGHGPMWDLADDPTSIALIEAFHNSGKPVAAVCHAPAALRKVSYQGQPIVKGKRVTGFANSEEEAVQLTEVVPFLIEDELKRLGGLYEKAANWADFSIVDGRLITGQNPASSASAAKLLVKLLQAEPAVAGN from the coding sequence ATGAAGATCTTGATGGTACTGACGTCGCACGATGAGCTTGGCAATACCGGAAAGCCAACCGGCTTCTGGCTTGAGGAGTTCGCTGCCCCTTACTACGTATTCAAGGATGCGGGGGCCACCGTTACCTTGGCCTCGCCGAAGGGCGGCCAACCGCCGATCGATCCCAAGAGCGATGAACCTGGCAACCAGACCGACGCTATGGCGCGGTTCAAGAGCGATCCGGCGGCACAGAAGGAACTGGCGAATACTGCGAGGCTCAGCGGCATTCAAGCGGAGGACTATGACACGGTCTTCTATCCAGGCGGTCATGGACCGATGTGGGACCTTGCCGATGATCCAACGTCGATCGCTTTGATCGAAGCCTTCCACAATTCCGGCAAGCCGGTCGCTGCTGTCTGTCATGCTCCGGCGGCTCTACGCAAGGTCAGTTATCAGGGACAGCCCATTGTGAAGGGCAAGCGGGTTACGGGCTTTGCCAATTCCGAAGAAGAAGCCGTGCAACTGACCGAGGTGGTGCCGTTCCTCATCGAGGATGAGCTTAAACGACTGGGCGGCCTCTATGAGAAGGCTGCCAACTGGGCTGATTTCTCCATCGTCGACGGACGACTGATCACCGGCCAGAATCCGGCCTCGTCCGCCTCTGCTGCAAAGCTGCTGGTCAAGTTGTTACAAGCTGAACCTGCGGTCGCGGGCAACTAG